One window of Quercus robur chromosome 12, dhQueRobu3.1, whole genome shotgun sequence genomic DNA carries:
- the LOC126708473 gene encoding uncharacterized protein LOC126708473, translated as MVSRKVMSIERFVPGARQPNQPPPSQGRGQVPQPPPSSQAGRARKKQKVTDQPSTGPGDATVQTPPRPTGGIVIHEPPTEAGTGGASSSQVAPAWKPKFLLDGKPLPSTACVRMWEKGEGGRIAQTLAEALLLPEDVHAFEEGSEESVGRRLEWHAIAAAQMAHIVAARARELAEENEREKGARESAVKTAKEKLKAAEFAEKKAAATEKNRALAEKRYAELLTKQNETEVKLAEAISLNTSNVDEIADLRAGLAAAEQKWYDDAPAAIDEEETASMRELVEQIDSHAEPEEMEATSIPIVQELLGEDPPFPLTVQQEVTPPTQPPS; from the exons ATGGTATCAAGGAAGGTGATGTCAATAGAACGGTTCGTGCCAGGTGCCCGGCAACCCAATCAGCCCCCGCCTTCCCAGGGCCGGGGTCAAGTGCCTCAGCCCCCACCCTCCTCGCAGGCCGGACGTGCccgaaagaaacaaaaagttaCCGATCAACCTTCCACGGGCCCGGGAGATGCCActgtccagactcctccccgaccaacggGTGGAATCGTTATCCAcgagccgccaaccgaagctggcacggggggcgcgtcctcctcccaagtggctccagcgtggaaGCCAAAGTTCCTtttggacggcaagccattgccctcaaccgcctgtgttcggatgtgggagaagggcgagggcggccgtattgcccaaactttggcCGAAGCTCTCctacttcccgaggacgtgcatgcTTTTGAGGAggggtccgaggagtctgtggggcgccggttagagtggcacgccattgcg gccgctcaaatggctcacattgtggctgcccgggcacgggagcttgccGAGGAAAACgagcgcgagaagggggcgcgggagtcagcagttaaaacggctaaggaaaagctgaaagCTGCTGAGTTtgctgagaagaaggctgctgctaCAGAGAAGAACCGGGCATTGGCCGAAAAGAGGTATGCGGAGCTCCTGACCAAGCAGAATGAGACGGAAGTCAAATTAGCCGAAGCCATCAGCCTTAACACTTCCAACGTCGATGAGATAGCCGATCTCAGGGCAGGCTTAGCGGCCGCGGAACAAAAGTGGTATGAC GACGCCCCGGCTGCTATcgacgaggaggagacggccagtatgagggagctggttgagcaaatcgattCTCACGCCGAGCCCGAGGAAATGGAGGCCACTAGCATCCCGATTGTGCAAGAGCTTCTCGGTGAGGACCCGCCTTTCCCTctgaccgtccagcaggaagtgaCACCGCCGACCCAACCTCCCAgctga
- the LOC126707985 gene encoding MND1-interacting protein 1-like isoform X1, translating into MGCTVREKHMRANRRTRSLKPEFDPCAYIDRASISKSIFDSGIKSLKYHLGHLGLKDSTQNHNSCNNNPNTQEDNGWGYCTEEQLEEILLKNLEFLYNEAISKLVALGYDEDVALKAILRNGYCYGGMDVLTNILHNSLAYLNCSVSSNCGAGGGDCDGEGDGNSDESEPVFTDLRQLEEYSLAGMVSLLQQVKPHLSKGDAMWCLLMSDLHVGRASSIEIPVLPSNMSNGCVSSSSSNMVSSAVESVGSHSVGVVTPALCRFHGGWGFGSGGGSEFPVNGFFTCGAEVTLQRDIDCPKRFNLSPSMKSLLKRNVAMFAAGFRANSKQLQPRSQACPSALSRGGGQAVLGAEVPVEQSQESLCLKNQEVVNSVMSKFRDLKLDESWDSVAEDQKDEMIVTLLHQVKDFERQVKERKEWAHQKAMQAARKLCHDLNELKMLRMEREETQRLKKGKQTLEDSTMKRLSEMENALRKASGQVDRANAAVRRLETENAELRAEKEASKLSASESVTTCLEVAKREKKCLKKLLAWEKQKSKLQEEIEDEKEKIKELQQQLVRIKQAQKEFELKWRQELNAKELASAQVEEERRSKEAAEASNKRKLEALRLKIEIDFQRHKDDLQRLEQELSHLRVSSQFTESHHASDTVSTEHNEGIKPQGESIAKLLHELYCLEDSSEQEVNGDRECIICTKDEASIVFLPCAHQVLCANCSDNYEKKGKATCPSCRVPIEQRIRVFGASS; encoded by the exons ATGGGTTGCACTGTAAGAGAGAAGCACATGCGAGCGAATCGTAGGACCCGATCGCTTAAACCCGAATTTGATCCCTGTGCTTACATAGATAGAGCATCAATCTCGAAATCTATATTTGATTCGGGTATTAAATCATTGAAATATCATCTGGGTCATCTGGGTCTCAAAGATTCGACCCAGAACCACAATTCTTGTAATAACAACCCCAATACCCAAGAAGATAACGGGTGGGGTTACTGCACTGAGGAACAATTAGAGGAAATTCTGTTGAAAAACTTGGAGTTTTTGTATAATGAAGCTATATCTAAGCTTGTTGCATTGGGTTATGATGAGGATGTTGCCCTCAAAGCCATATTGCGAAACGGGTATTGCTATGGGGGCATGGATGTATTGACAAACATATTGCATAACTCTTTGGCTTATTTGAATTGTAGTGTTAGTAGTAATTGTGGtgctggtggtggtgattgtgaTGGTGAAGGTGATGGGAATTCAGATGAGTCCGAACCCGTTTTCACTGATTTGAGACAGTTGGAGGAGTACTCCCTTGCGGGTATGGTTTCTTTGTTGCAACAGGTTAAACCGCATTTGAGTAAGGGTGATGCCATGTGGTGTTTGCTTATGAGTGATCTTCATGTGGGTCGGGCGAGTAGTATTGAAATCCCGGTGCTTCCTTCGAATATGAGCAATGGGTGTgttagtagtagtagtagtaataTGGTGTCTAGTGCTGTTGAGAGTGTTGGTAGTCATTCGGTTGGTGTTGTGACCCCGGCGCTTTGTAGGTTTCATGGTGGCTGGGGTTTTGGGAGTGGGGGAGGGTCAGAGTTTCCAGTTAATGGGTTTTTTACGTGTGGGGCAGAGGTGACTTTGCAGAGAGATATTGACTGTCCAAAAAGGTTTAACCTTTCTCCTTCGATGAAGTCATTGTTGAAAAGGAATGTTGCCATGTTTGCTGCTGGTTTCAGGGCAAACTCAAAACAGTTGCAGCCACGGTCTCAAGCTTGTCCGAGTGCTTTGTCACGTGGGGGGGGCCAGGCTGTATTGGGGGCTGAAGTTCCAGTTGAGCAGAGTCAGGAGTCTTTGTGTTTGAAGAACCAAGAGGTTGTAAACTCAGTTATGAGTAAATTCCGTGATCTGAAACTTGATGAGAGTTGGGATTCTGTGGCAGAGGATCAGAAGGATGAGATGATAGTGACTCTGCTTCATCAGGTTAAGGATTTTGAGAGACAAGTGAAGGAGCGGAAGGAGTGGGCTCACCAGAAGGCAATGCAAGCTGCAAGAAAGCTTTGTCATGATCTGAATGAGCTTAAGATGTTGAGAATGGAAAGGGAGGAGACTCAAAGATTGAAGAAAGGGAAACAGACTCTTGAGGACTCAACCATGAAGAGACTATCAGAGATGGAGAATGCTTTGAGAAAGGCTAGTGGTCAAGTGGACCGGGCAAATGCAGCTGTGAGACGACTTGAGACTGAGAATGCAGAACTCAGAGCTGAAAAGGAGGCTTCGAAATTAAGTGCATCAGAGTCAGTTACGACATGTTTGGAGGTTGCAAAGAGGGAGAAGAAGTGCCTGAAGAAGCTTTTAGCTTGGGAAAAACAGAAAAGTAAGTTGCAGGAGGAGATTGAAGATGAGAAAGAAAAGATTAAGGAATTGCAGCAACAGCTGGTTCGGATCAAACAGGCTCAGAAAGAATTTGAG CTAAAGTGGAGGCAGGAGTTGAATGCCAAAGAGCTAGCCTCAGCACAAGTGGAGGAGGAACGACGCTCCAAGGAAGCAGCTGAGGCTAGTAACAAAAGGAAACTTGAGGCTTTGCGCCTAAAGATAGAAATAGACTTCCAGCGGCACAAGGATGATCTTCAAAGACTTGAGCAAGAACTTTCACATCTAAGAGTGTCTTCTCAATTCACTGAGTCGCACCATGCATCAGATACAGTGTCCACAGAACACAATGAGGGCATAAAACCACAAGGAGAATCCATTGCTAAGCTGCTTCatgaattatattgtttggagGATTCTTCAGAGCAAGAAGTCAATGGTGATCGGGAATGCATAATTTGTACGAAAGATGAAGCCTCTATTGTTTTCTTGCCGTGTGCTCACCAAGTTCTATGTGCTAATTGCAGTGATAACTATGAGAAAAAGGGTAAAGCTACTTGTCCAAGCTGCAGGGTTCCGATTGAACAAAGAATCCGTGTTTTTGGTGCAAGTTCATAG
- the LOC126707985 gene encoding MND1-interacting protein 1-like isoform X2: MICQLSILSFTFIRNIHTHALSLSLSLSLSQNFVSAKLSKIKRRSSSKIQCVSSNCGAGGGDCDGEGDGNSDESEPVFTDLRQLEEYSLAGMVSLLQQVKPHLSKGDAMWCLLMSDLHVGRASSIEIPVLPSNMSNGCVSSSSSNMVSSAVESVGSHSVGVVTPALCRFHGGWGFGSGGGSEFPVNGFFTCGAEVTLQRDIDCPKRFNLSPSMKSLLKRNVAMFAAGFRANSKQLQPRSQACPSALSRGGGQAVLGAEVPVEQSQESLCLKNQEVVNSVMSKFRDLKLDESWDSVAEDQKDEMIVTLLHQVKDFERQVKERKEWAHQKAMQAARKLCHDLNELKMLRMEREETQRLKKGKQTLEDSTMKRLSEMENALRKASGQVDRANAAVRRLETENAELRAEKEASKLSASESVTTCLEVAKREKKCLKKLLAWEKQKSKLQEEIEDEKEKIKELQQQLVRIKQAQKEFELKWRQELNAKELASAQVEEERRSKEAAEASNKRKLEALRLKIEIDFQRHKDDLQRLEQELSHLRVSSQFTESHHASDTVSTEHNEGIKPQGESIAKLLHELYCLEDSSEQEVNGDRECIICTKDEASIVFLPCAHQVLCANCSDNYEKKGKATCPSCRVPIEQRIRVFGASS, translated from the exons ATGATTTGTCAGCTCTCCATTTTGTCTTTCACTTTTATAagaaacatacacacacatgctctctctctctctctctctctctctctctctcagaatTTCGTCTCAGCAAAACTCTCCAAAATCAAACGCCGATCCTCATCAAAAATCCAGTG TGTTAGTAGTAATTGTGGtgctggtggtggtgattgtgaTGGTGAAGGTGATGGGAATTCAGATGAGTCCGAACCCGTTTTCACTGATTTGAGACAGTTGGAGGAGTACTCCCTTGCGGGTATGGTTTCTTTGTTGCAACAGGTTAAACCGCATTTGAGTAAGGGTGATGCCATGTGGTGTTTGCTTATGAGTGATCTTCATGTGGGTCGGGCGAGTAGTATTGAAATCCCGGTGCTTCCTTCGAATATGAGCAATGGGTGTgttagtagtagtagtagtaataTGGTGTCTAGTGCTGTTGAGAGTGTTGGTAGTCATTCGGTTGGTGTTGTGACCCCGGCGCTTTGTAGGTTTCATGGTGGCTGGGGTTTTGGGAGTGGGGGAGGGTCAGAGTTTCCAGTTAATGGGTTTTTTACGTGTGGGGCAGAGGTGACTTTGCAGAGAGATATTGACTGTCCAAAAAGGTTTAACCTTTCTCCTTCGATGAAGTCATTGTTGAAAAGGAATGTTGCCATGTTTGCTGCTGGTTTCAGGGCAAACTCAAAACAGTTGCAGCCACGGTCTCAAGCTTGTCCGAGTGCTTTGTCACGTGGGGGGGGCCAGGCTGTATTGGGGGCTGAAGTTCCAGTTGAGCAGAGTCAGGAGTCTTTGTGTTTGAAGAACCAAGAGGTTGTAAACTCAGTTATGAGTAAATTCCGTGATCTGAAACTTGATGAGAGTTGGGATTCTGTGGCAGAGGATCAGAAGGATGAGATGATAGTGACTCTGCTTCATCAGGTTAAGGATTTTGAGAGACAAGTGAAGGAGCGGAAGGAGTGGGCTCACCAGAAGGCAATGCAAGCTGCAAGAAAGCTTTGTCATGATCTGAATGAGCTTAAGATGTTGAGAATGGAAAGGGAGGAGACTCAAAGATTGAAGAAAGGGAAACAGACTCTTGAGGACTCAACCATGAAGAGACTATCAGAGATGGAGAATGCTTTGAGAAAGGCTAGTGGTCAAGTGGACCGGGCAAATGCAGCTGTGAGACGACTTGAGACTGAGAATGCAGAACTCAGAGCTGAAAAGGAGGCTTCGAAATTAAGTGCATCAGAGTCAGTTACGACATGTTTGGAGGTTGCAAAGAGGGAGAAGAAGTGCCTGAAGAAGCTTTTAGCTTGGGAAAAACAGAAAAGTAAGTTGCAGGAGGAGATTGAAGATGAGAAAGAAAAGATTAAGGAATTGCAGCAACAGCTGGTTCGGATCAAACAGGCTCAGAAAGAATTTGAG CTAAAGTGGAGGCAGGAGTTGAATGCCAAAGAGCTAGCCTCAGCACAAGTGGAGGAGGAACGACGCTCCAAGGAAGCAGCTGAGGCTAGTAACAAAAGGAAACTTGAGGCTTTGCGCCTAAAGATAGAAATAGACTTCCAGCGGCACAAGGATGATCTTCAAAGACTTGAGCAAGAACTTTCACATCTAAGAGTGTCTTCTCAATTCACTGAGTCGCACCATGCATCAGATACAGTGTCCACAGAACACAATGAGGGCATAAAACCACAAGGAGAATCCATTGCTAAGCTGCTTCatgaattatattgtttggagGATTCTTCAGAGCAAGAAGTCAATGGTGATCGGGAATGCATAATTTGTACGAAAGATGAAGCCTCTATTGTTTTCTTGCCGTGTGCTCACCAAGTTCTATGTGCTAATTGCAGTGATAACTATGAGAAAAAGGGTAAAGCTACTTGTCCAAGCTGCAGGGTTCCGATTGAACAAAGAATCCGTGTTTTTGGTGCAAGTTCATAG